The following are encoded together in the Mycoplasma zalophi genome:
- the rpsM gene encoding 30S ribosomal protein S13 encodes MARVLNVEIPNNKRVVISLTYILGIGRSTSEDILKEANIDENIRVKDLSEEQLTKIRDIAKKYLTEGDLRRETQLNIKRLMEIKSYRGLRHRKGLPVRGQSTQKNARTRKGPRKTVAGKKGK; translated from the coding sequence ATGGCTAGAGTTTTAAACGTTGAAATTCCTAACAATAAACGTGTAGTTATTTCTTTAACTTACATATTAGGAATCGGTCGTTCTACATCAGAAGATATTTTAAAAGAAGCTAATATTGATGAAAATATTAGAGTAAAAGATCTAAGTGAAGAACAATTAACCAAAATTCGTGACATTGCTAAAAAATACTTAACAGAAGGTGATTTACGTCGTGAAACCCAATTAAACATTAAACGTTTAATGGAAATTAAATCATATCGTGGTTTAAGACACCGTAAAGGATTACCTGTTCGTGGGCAATCAACACAAAAAAATGCTCGTACAAGAAAGGGACCTCGCAAAACCGTAGCAGGTAAGAAAGGTAAATAA
- the mraZ gene encoding division/cell wall cluster transcriptional repressor MraZ has protein sequence MYGNYERTLDEKNRIVVPVKFREELGNNFFITFGLDNSLTLRSQEEFNKLTKKLTENNMLDKNMRQFNRFILSNTEEIKLDKSGRFVIPTRFLERAAIKKDIIFIGVGNVSEIFAKEIYDQDIKSIDETQEFDNLAQLLFESGAKL, from the coding sequence ATGTATGGAAATTACGAGCGTACTTTAGATGAAAAAAACCGCATAGTTGTTCCGGTTAAATTCCGTGAAGAATTAGGTAATAATTTTTTCATTACTTTTGGTTTAGATAATTCTCTTACCTTAAGAAGTCAAGAAGAATTTAATAAATTAACCAAAAAGCTAACAGAAAATAACATGTTAGATAAAAACATGCGTCAATTTAACCGTTTTATTCTTTCAAATACAGAAGAAATAAAATTGGATAAAAGTGGTCGCTTTGTAATTCCTACAAGATTCCTTGAACGCGCTGCTATCAAAAAAGATATTATTTTCATTGGAGTTGGTAATGTATCTGAAATATTTGCAAAAGAAATATATGATCAAGATATAAAATCAATCGATGAAACACAAGAATTTGACAATCTAGCGCAACTACTTTTTGAAAGTGGAGCTAAGTTATAA
- the rpmF gene encoding 50S ribosomal protein L32: protein MAIVPKRKTSKQRKHLRRSHHALTKNTFNSCSNCGQVVLPHRICENCGFYNGKKVEGFKAKQDK, encoded by the coding sequence ATGGCTATAGTTCCAAAGAGAAAAACATCAAAACAACGTAAACATTTACGTCGTTCACATCATGCTTTAACAAAAAATACATTTAATTCATGTTCAAATTGTGGTCAAGTAGTTTTACCACACAGAATTTGTGAAAACTGTGGTTTTTACAATGGTAAAAAAGTTGAAGGTTTCAAAGCTAAACAAGATAAATAA
- the ftsZ gene encoding cell division protein FtsZ encodes METSQSNKLSETIEATASIKIVGVGGAGNNSLKSLMDVQLPGVEFVAVNTDKQALKEFPNKEICLQIGDEHGRGAGADPEMGKQAAIDARNDIKDRLKNTELVIIAAGMGGGTGTGASPEIAKIAKENSSLTIAVVTMPFIFEGRKRTEVAIQGLEKLKKEVDAYIIVSNEKLLNAFGELPIDESWKYSNITLKQLIRSIIDITVLPSYINLDFADLQNLIKKNPGELVVGIGKATGKDKAEKAVSHALKSPIIESNIMGATQCIVHISVGNNATLKDISDVSQFMNKIMNKEVDMIFGYNKIESENKEQDDSLVVTIIAAGIKEEFKKDTQAIRQEVNQQMEKSLESSHNKSIENDEEDITLENENNSENNKGLFDFFK; translated from the coding sequence ATGGAAACATCACAATCAAATAAATTATCAGAAACCATCGAAGCCACTGCTTCTATAAAAATAGTTGGAGTAGGTGGAGCTGGAAATAATTCATTAAAAAGTTTAATGGATGTGCAACTACCTGGGGTTGAATTTGTTGCAGTTAATACTGATAAACAAGCCTTAAAAGAATTTCCTAACAAAGAAATTTGCCTACAAATAGGTGATGAACATGGACGTGGAGCAGGAGCTGACCCTGAAATGGGAAAACAAGCAGCAATCGATGCACGTAATGATATAAAAGATCGTTTAAAAAATACAGAACTTGTAATAATAGCTGCTGGTATGGGTGGGGGAACTGGAACAGGTGCTTCACCAGAAATTGCCAAAATAGCTAAAGAAAACAGTTCATTAACAATAGCGGTTGTAACAATGCCTTTCATTTTTGAAGGTAGAAAAAGAACAGAAGTCGCAATACAAGGGTTAGAAAAACTAAAAAAAGAAGTTGATGCATATATTATAGTAAGTAATGAAAAACTTCTAAATGCATTTGGTGAATTACCAATAGATGAAAGTTGAAAATATTCAAATATAACCTTAAAACAATTAATTAGATCTATTATTGATATTACTGTATTACCTTCATATATCAATTTAGATTTTGCTGATTTACAAAATTTAATTAAGAAAAATCCAGGTGAGTTAGTAGTTGGAATTGGAAAAGCAACCGGAAAAGATAAAGCTGAAAAAGCTGTTTCACATGCTTTAAAGAGCCCTATTATTGAATCAAATATTATGGGTGCAACACAATGCATAGTTCATATTTCTGTGGGAAATAATGCAACACTAAAAGATATTAGTGATGTATCACAATTCATGAATAAAATCATGAATAAAGAAGTTGATATGATATTTGGATATAATAAAATCGAAAGTGAAAATAAAGAACAAGATGATAGTCTTGTTGTAACTATTATAGCTGCTGGAATCAAAGAAGAATTTAAAAAAGATACTCAAGCAATAAGACAAGAAGTTAATCAACAAATGGAAAAATCATTAGAATCTTCACATAATAAAAGCATCGAAAATGATGAAGAAGATATCACTCTAGAAAATGAAAATAATTCTGAAAATAACAAAGGTTTATTTGATTTCTTTAAATAA
- a CDS encoding DNA-directed RNA polymerase subunit alpha, with protein sequence MEKMTKIHYAELTTEKINECDSTFSLQPLSRGFADTLGTALRRTLLSSITSCSIFAVKIANVHHEFEILSGLREDIVTLLGNLRHIRFKYNKELFEEPNTVVKVSFNFSGKKIIYAGDIQTDALEIVNTDLYIAEIEEGGQLQVDLFIKSGRGYVDFEENKKVVAALGSKLDSKITNGQILTVDSDFSPVKKISYEVQELNSSSTIIEEELILHVAVDGTIAAAEALSQASQILIAHLQIIGNVDNIQEIRLFEDVAQEKENNEMRSMDIEKLGLTIRSKNALHRAGYYKVDDLLNLTEDELSNIKNLGKKSVDDIVKKINTFRENLNKGDE encoded by the coding sequence ATGGAAAAAATGACCAAAATTCATTACGCAGAATTAACAACTGAAAAAATTAACGAATGTGATAGTACTTTTTCATTACAACCTTTATCAAGAGGGTTTGCTGATACATTAGGAACCGCATTACGTAGAACATTATTATCATCAATCACATCATGCTCTATTTTTGCAGTAAAAATAGCAAATGTTCACCACGAATTTGAAATTTTAAGTGGACTTAGAGAAGATATTGTTACTTTATTAGGTAATTTAAGACATATTCGTTTTAAATATAATAAAGAACTTTTTGAAGAACCTAACACAGTAGTTAAAGTTTCATTTAATTTTTCAGGTAAAAAAATAATTTACGCTGGAGATATTCAAACCGATGCATTAGAAATCGTAAATACAGATTTATATATCGCTGAAATTGAAGAAGGTGGACAATTACAAGTTGATCTATTTATAAAAAGCGGTAGAGGATATGTTGATTTTGAAGAAAACAAAAAAGTTGTTGCAGCATTAGGATCAAAATTAGACAGTAAAATAACAAATGGACAAATTTTAACAGTTGATAGTGATTTTAGCCCTGTTAAAAAAATTAGTTACGAAGTACAAGAATTAAATAGTTCAAGTACAATTATTGAAGAAGAATTAATTTTACATGTTGCTGTTGATGGGACAATAGCAGCAGCTGAGGCATTATCACAAGCATCACAAATATTAATTGCTCATTTACAAATTATTGGAAATGTTGATAATATTCAAGAAATTAGACTATTTGAAGATGTTGCACAAGAAAAAGAAAATAATGAAATGCGTTCAATGGATATTGAAAAATTAGGTCTAACTATTAGATCAAAAAATGCATTACATCGTGCAGGATACTATAAGGTTGATGATCTATTAAATTTAACTGAAGATGAATTATCTAACATTAAAAACTTAGGTAAAAAATCAGTTGATGATATAGTTAAGAAAATTAATACTTTCAGAGAAAATTTAAATAAAGGAGACGAATAA
- the rpsK gene encoding 30S ribosomal protein S11 gives MAKKQKKIVTSGIAHIHSTYQNTIVSFSDEAGNVFAWSSSGAIGYKGTKKKTPYAAGLAAQAALEKALEFGLKEVKILVKGVGAGKSTARKQIEASGLLIKEIKDVTPVPHNGTRPPKKILKRK, from the coding sequence ATGGCTAAAAAACAAAAGAAAATTGTTACCAGTGGTATAGCACATATCCATTCTACTTACCAAAATACCATTGTTTCATTCTCAGATGAAGCTGGAAATGTTTTTGCTTGATCATCTTCAGGAGCAATTGGTTATAAAGGTACAAAGAAAAAAACACCTTATGCAGCTGGATTAGCTGCTCAAGCAGCTTTAGAAAAAGCATTAGAATTTGGATTAAAAGAAGTTAAGATACTTGTTAAAGGTGTTGGTGCTGGTAAATCAACAGCTAGAAAACAAATTGAAGCTTCAGGTTTATTAATTAAAGAAATTAAAGATGTTACACCTGTTCCTCACAATGGTACACGTCCACCTAAAAAAATATTAAAAAGAAAGTAG
- the rpmJ gene encoding 50S ribosomal protein L36, producing MKVRASIKRICKDCKVIKRNGTNRIICINPKHKQRQG from the coding sequence ATGAAAGTTCGCGCTTCTATCAAACGAATTTGCAAAGATTGCAAAGTTATAAAAAGAAATGGTACAAATCGTATTATTTGTATTAACCCAAAACATAAACAAAGACAAGGATAA
- the rsmH gene encoding 16S rRNA (cytosine(1402)-N(4))-methyltransferase RsmH, whose protein sequence is MPVLLKKSIDALDIKEDGIYVDLTLGRAGHSQEILKKLSTGHLYCFDKDQQAIDESKPLLEKISPNFTLIKSDFRNFDEELAKLNILKVDGILADLGVSSPQLDDFTRGFSYSKDSRLDMRMDKEQELDAHYIVNNYEEQTLKHLLQNNADVKLAWKVAKAICDNRPIDTTLQLSNIIKNAYPAYLLRQKNPLKAVFQAIRIEVNGELESLKIMLSKVEKMLNKNGILAIISFHSIEDKVIKTFFNSLKLEVSTYKLPIQMQENYKMKKIIVSDQEKDDNYRSRSAILRTLQKLID, encoded by the coding sequence ATTCCAGTTCTTCTTAAAAAAAGCATTGATGCTTTAGATATAAAAGAAGACGGTATATACGTTGATTTAACATTAGGACGCGCAGGACATAGTCAAGAAATATTAAAAAAACTGTCAACAGGACATCTTTATTGTTTTGATAAAGATCAACAAGCAATAGATGAATCAAAACCTTTACTTGAAAAAATATCACCAAATTTTACGTTGATCAAATCAGATTTTAGAAATTTTGATGAAGAATTAGCAAAATTAAATATTTTAAAAGTAGATGGTATTTTAGCAGATTTAGGTGTATCTAGTCCGCAACTAGATGATTTCACAAGAGGATTTAGTTATTCAAAAGATTCTCGTTTAGATATGAGAATGGATAAAGAACAAGAATTAGATGCACATTATATTGTTAATAATTACGAAGAACAAACTTTAAAACATTTATTACAAAATAACGCTGATGTAAAGCTTGCATGAAAAGTTGCGAAAGCCATTTGTGATAATAGACCTATAGATACAACTTTGCAATTATCAAATATAATAAAAAATGCTTATCCAGCTTATTTATTAAGACAAAAAAATCCTTTAAAAGCAGTTTTTCAAGCAATAAGAATAGAAGTTAACGGAGAACTTGAATCACTTAAAATTATGTTATCCAAAGTGGAAAAAATGCTAAATAAAAATGGTATTTTAGCCATAATAAGTTTTCATTCTATTGAAGATAAAGTGATTAAAACATTTTTTAACTCTTTAAAATTGGAAGTTTCAACTTATAAATTGCCTATTCAAATGCAAGAAAATTATAAGATGAAAAAAATCATTGTTTCTGATCAAGAAAAAGACGATAATTATCGTTCAAGAAGTGCAATACTAAGAACACTTCAAAAATTAATAGATTAA
- the rplQ gene encoding 50S ribosomal protein L17 — translation MANPVQLYRRNSEWRNHVERSLVTDVLVKGKVETTLARAKQLRRKVDKMITKAKKNTLASRRQVASYLRNIQATADKDAVQYVFDVLGPRYKDRNGGYCRIIKKGFRQGDGSEMAILQLV, via the coding sequence ATGGCAAATCCTGTGCAATTATACAGACGTAATTCAGAGTGAAGAAACCATGTGGAACGTTCTTTAGTAACCGATGTTTTAGTTAAAGGTAAAGTTGAAACTACATTAGCAAGAGCAAAACAACTACGTCGTAAAGTTGATAAAATGATTACAAAAGCTAAGAAAAATACTTTAGCTTCTCGTCGTCAAGTTGCAAGTTATTTAAGAAATATTCAAGCAACAGCAGATAAAGACGCAGTTCAATATGTATTTGATGTTTTAGGACCTCGTTATAAAGATCGTAACGGTGGATACTGCAGAATAATTAAAAAAGGATTCCGTCAAGGTGATGGATCTGAAATGGCAATTTTACAATTAGTTTAA